The Fusarium keratoplasticum isolate Fu6.1 chromosome 4, whole genome shotgun sequence genome contains the following window.
GAAAAGTCTCCTGGCACGTTCATGACGCCGTTGAGTGGCTCAGAAGTCTTTGCCCCGTCGGTAGCCTCAGCCGCCTTTCGCGACTTGCGCAGAAACTTTTCTCTCGCCTCgtcctgcttcttcttttccttcttttccttgaggCGTCGTCGCGCTTCGGCAAGATCCTCTATCTCTTGCGCGGCATCAGCTTgtcgcttctcctcttcctcgcgcATGCGCCGCTGCTCGAATAGTCGTgctctctccttctcgatctcctccttctcgcgctGCTCTTTTTCGTCGCGTTGACGCTTCCAAGCGTTCTCGCGcgcctcgaggtcgtcgacaaAGTGTTTGCGCTGCTTGTCCATGGCCTCGCGCTCCTGCTTCCGCAGCAGcgcagccttgatggcgccGTCGTAGGCGGCGCGGGCAGCAGGATCGGAAAGGACATCGCGGGCGCGCTCAAATAGCTGCCACTTCTCGGCATCGAAGTTGTCGCCAGCCTTGTCAGGATGGTACTTTAGTGATCGCTTTCGCCATGCGCGGTGGATGTCTTCCTTTGGGGTGAGGGCGTCGACGCCCAAGAGGTCGTAGATGTCGACATCTTTCGAGGCGTACTCCTGCGCGTACTGCAGCAGATCCGCTGCTTTGGAGTCGGACATTTTTCGGATCGTGGGTTTGTGCAAGGTTGGAGAAGACAAAGGCCAAAGCAGTGACGTTAAAACTGAAGTTCGCCGTCGCATCACGAAAGCACGTGACCCCACCAGCCAAGAGGTGCCTCACGTTGATTAAGAGCAAGCAATTGCGTTCTTCCGTGCAAATTTCTTTGAAATCAGAAAATTTAACTGTATTATCACCAATTCCAAATGGTATATTAATTCATTATTAGGGAGACGAGCCCAAGACACTTATAGCTACTCGAGTCTAAGCAACCTGTGCTCAAACGCCAACTTATACGCCACGCCATCAGCTTCAATCCTCCTTTGTATCCGAGAAATGGAATACATTCGGTGAACCGGCTGAGAGTCTCAGGAGATGCCGCTCATACGGACCTAGTGGCTCTTCAACCATGATCCGTTGCCTCTTGTCACTTGGCGCATTACTCTCGCTACCAACATACTCCCAAACCCATCGACCTTTGCTCCAGCCATTGGGGTCTCCCATGTCGTCCTCTTCACCCTTCGGGTCCCAGCCGGGGTGGAAAGGCACAGGATCTTGGTACTTCTCCTGTGTACGCTTCACCTTCCAGCTCTTGAGCAGCGATGGACAGTCCCAGACAGTCTTGTCATTCAACCCAAGACCCTGGCACGCGAGACGAATCCGCACCGTACTGTGGATGCGCTCGTTGGTGTCCTGGAGGAACCTAGCCTCGTcaagcttggtcttggggtcaGTCGGCCTGTACAGACCCGGCGTGCGGATCGTCTGGCCCGAGAGCTTGTACAGGAGGCTGGAGGGCTTGTTGATGGAGCCCAATCCCCAGGGCCTGAAGGGGTGGTTGTTGTCAAAGATGGGACTGATTGCCCACTTGTCTGGGacacccttcttcttctttggcttggTTTTTTGGGCCTTGGCGTGGGATGCCTTGTAGAAGTCTGCGGTTTGCTGGAAGCAACGCtccaaggacggcaagtCAAACTCGACACCGACTGAAGCCAGTTGATCCATCATCCCTGGCACATGTCAATGCTGTTCAAGGCAAGTAGGTGGTGTCACAGGCAACTTACATGCCAGAGTACAGTTGGCAATACCCTGGTCCTCCCATCCACCGCCACAGTTGGCATGGTTACCAGGAAACCAGACCTGCCTCAGATCCGTCGTGAGTCTATTCTCTGGGCGCCTCTCCCAGACAGCAGGGCTGAATGGTGGACGAGTCTCATCCAGGGCCAGTGCCTGGAAAGCATGCTCGATTTTATCCGACAGGCTCGTATCGTGCCACTTGTACGTGCTCAGACGGTCAGCGTATATCTTCCAGGTAACGAAAAGGTGAGACTTATTCATCATTGTCGGGGCGGATCCCGAGCTTGTCCAGCCATGCAACACGGGGAATTCCAAGACTGCCCACGGTATCCCACACACAGACGGCTTTGATCTTGATCAGATCGCCCTGTCCGTTGTCATGTCTCACACGAGTGTAacccagcttctccagctggGCTCGATACACCGCGGCAGCATCCTTTcccttgggcttgttggGGAAGGGGATGTTTGGGAATGGATCCTCGTAGTCATCGTCCATCCAGTGCTGCATGTCCTTGAAGATGGGATAAAAGTGCTCGACTCCCTCACGGGTCAGGAGACCAAGGGCACCAACCATGCCCGCCACCGAACGCACCGTGAAGGCACCTCGGGAGTAACCGACCAGGATGATCTCATCTCCGTCAGTGTAGTTGGCACATAGGTAAGAGTACGTCTCCCTCATGCGCTACAGGGTCGAGTCAGTCTATGCTTCATCCTGAAACCTCAATGCTCACCTCTGACAGACCCAAGCCAAACGCTCCTCCGGTGATGCTGTCAAGCATGTTGCTGCCCGTGCCGACGCCAGACTCATAGTTGATGATCTGGAGCTTCCCGTCGCTGCACCTCCGCTTGAAGCAGCGAGATATGCGTGTGACGTTGGAAGGCACCTGGAGGGTTCCCTCTCCTGTCAGCAGCCCAGGCTCCTCGTAGCCATTGTCGCTGTCCATCCAGGTGCCATCGCAACAGGCGATCAACCGCTTGGTCGTCGCAGGGGTACCgtttgaagccatcgttgAGCGTTCAGTAGAATCTGCACTTCAGCCAAGACCTTGAAGAACGAATCAATGCGGGTCGCAGAAGCCGGGCATCAAGAGTTATATAGGGACGCGACAGCAAGCATTGGCACGCAGCATTCGCAGAATGCCACAGAATCGACAAAATAAGTGGCACAGCCAAGAGTCGCTTCCCCTGGTCTCAGAACCCCCCAGGGCTGAAGGCTCGCGAGATTACACCAAAGGAGCAGGGCCTCGCTTTTGCCAAGCCGGGCAATGCTGCACGGTAAGCGGCCATTCTTACAGCCCAATTCCTTTTCAGTCAATGGGCTTAAAAGGAGGAGACAGCAATTGCAGAAGCTTAGAAACCCCATGGGCGAACTTGCGAATCAAAGTTCCTCTGGTTCCCTGTCAAATGGCCGATCCACTCCAAGCTGGAGCCACTTGAATATCCTCCCCTGGTCAGCATCTCCTATTCTGTCTGCTTAGTGGCTGGGGTCTTGGAACTATCGCGCTGCATGTCTCTCAATCGCGAGCTGATGTCGATCGCTGACGGCTGCGGCCTGGTtccttgctgctgttggtaaGCCTTCATCACAAGAACCTCACATGGCCTCGGGGGAATTGCTCGAAACGAAGGATGCCATAGCCACAATTATGTGAGAAGCATGCCATTGCTGATACTGTGAGTGTTCCCCGTGTCGCCTCGTATGGAAGGTTAAGGATATGGGGAACGGGACGGCACGATCGGCGCGCGCCATGTCTCACAACTTACTTCTCCCTCACCGACTTGACCGTCAAAATAGAGGCGCCAGGGACATGTACTGACCCAATGCGGTTCTTGCCATTCAGCCCTGATGCAGTCATCCCGTCTGACCTCTTGTGCACCCAATGCCTCTTACTGCGGACTGTCCGAGGTTGGACAGGCACGGCTTACCACTGGCGGACCTGGATGATTCAAGAGCCTCATGATCGATGCGGCTACTTTTCTAGGCACAGCATGAGGAACTGGCCATTGAGTGAGATGAAGACATCACAGCCTCATTGAGACGATCACGAGAACATGCCAGTACCAGAGTTGGGGTATCTTCCGTCTGTCTAGTATGTGCCGTCTATTGATACACTTGTTTTACAGTATCTTGCTTCAGTGCTACTGAGCATCCTGCCTCAATGTTTCTGAGCATTGGATCTCAGTGCTACTGATCTTTTCGCCTCAGTGCTGCTGAGCATCCAATCCCTTCCTTAACCAGTCTGGCACAAaagccttgaccttgacgccgGTTCGACTGCCCTCATCCCCCCATTCGAGCACAAACTCGTCCTCGGGGCTGAAGGCCGCCGACGCCGTCTCTCCAGGAAGCACCACATCCGTCATGATCTCGAGCCTGCACAGCCCGAGCCCGACGTTGCCCACGCCCTTGAGCCACTTGCCCGCGCTGCGCCCACGCTTCTCAAACCTCCCGATGCTCGTGTCCCGGGGAATCATGTCTGCCGTTGCGCTCTCGAGGGCCAGCGCCGCTCCTTCAGCGTGGTACTGCAGCTCGGTTGGTGCCGCGTGCTCCTTCTCGTAGATTACGCACGGCAGAATGCGCTTGCGGACGACACCGCGGTGCTTGGTTCGGATAGTGAGCTCCTGACCAACGTAGCAACCCTTTCGGAAGTCAATTCCGTTCATGACATCCATATTGGTCTCCTGCGGGAGTGCGTGCTCCCTCGAAATCTCATCCTGACCCTCCGGAACGCCGTGTAGATATCGCCGAATCGTGTACGCATCTTCCGTACTTTGCTCGAGGTCGATCTCGGGCGCATTCTGATCCAGCCGCACAAATCGGCACCCCAGGCCAGGCGCCCGCGGATCCTGAAGGGTCAGCTTTGTCTGGTTGACGATAGAGTCCCAATTGGTCCCCTTCGAATCATCCCAGGCGTGCCACACGCTCgcttcatcctcgcccaGCAAACGAACTGCCAGCTTCGCCCGAAGCTTATAACGCTTGATATGCTTCGCCAGCATCTTTGCCTGATCCGCATCAACCTCGATCAGGAACCCGGGCTCCTCGGCCGAGGCACCGTGGTTGGGATACACAAAGACATCGTAGAGCACTCTGCCAGTCGCAGTCAGAAACGCAGTGTAAAACCCATCCCTCCTTGGCTCTCCATCCGCATCAGAGACGTTGGCAGTCACAATTCCCTGTAGAAACTTGGCAGCGTCGGGCCCGGCAATGGAGATGAGTCTCCTCGACGTCAAGGGCGTGAGTCCCGAGGCAGGCGGCGGGGGAGGAGACGGCGATGTCGCGAATTGTCGGCGTTGCAGCTGCCGGCAGCTACGGCAGACGAGGCCCGACAAGACATCGTGAGCTAGGGCTCGCCTCGGGAGATGTCGCATCGTTGGAAGAAATGTGCGTGGTTTTTTTCAGTTAAAGGTTGTTGACCCCGAAGACGGCCTCTCGGCATAGAGATTTGCGAAATCTTCCATGATGACGTACCGAAACGATGGAAAGCGGGTGGCCCGTGCGTTCCGGGAAGCGAATTCCAAGGGTTCGGCCTTCACGGGCAATTCGGACTTAAAACTACCGTCCTCCACACTTGCTAAACACCGAGAAGCCGTGGGGAGGGAAGGACATGGTGGAGGGGGTGAGATTCAACAACGTTTGAGGGATCTACGTTTAGTCAGGTTTGGCCTGCGGCTTTAGCGGAACAGTCATTGTTGCTCACAAATTGTTCTCGGCCGGCCACGTCGTATCAACCACCTACGGATACAACGGAAGAGTCGGAGACAAAAGACCTCTTACACCATCAATATGATATGGCGTCAGCAACAAGTATCTAATAAGCAATCGTCTAAGCAATTTGCAATAAGACTTCTCAAGAGCTTAAGATAACATCAGCACTCTCCTGCATTCGGCCAAGTGATAACATTCCCCATCGTGACCGGCTCTGATCTGATAACGAGGACGACGGGGTCATCTAGCTAATTGGCCCCCTTGCACCCGCAATCTCTGATAAGACTGAGACCCCAGGTCAGCAGCTTACCCCAGTGTCGGAGCGCTTGGGTGTGTGCAACGGTGATCAGATCAGCAGACACCTCGGCATGGGCTCTCAGAATTGTTGACAAAAACGGGCACCTTTATCGGCATCGCGGTCAAGGACGAAACCGGCCTTCTCTTGTTGCTGACCTCGGCGAGTCGGGGCTCCGCTCCTCGGTCAACCACGTTTCCCCCCTTCCCCAGACTTGTTCTCATTCCCCGCGCGAGTCAGCCCGGGTCAGCCAATGAGATTGCGCAGCGGCGCCCTTTGTGCCGCCTGGTGTCCGATATCCGGCCCGGCTGCGTTCGGGAGGGAGAGCGGAAGAAAGTGGATCTTTTCGAGGTCCTGTGACCGATCAAGGCCGGCCGATACGACGCCGTGCTCTCACGCCAGTGAAAAAAAACCTCCAGCCAGGTCCGCATCGGGACCTTGTGTCGATTTCGCCGATTGTGGATCTTGTTTCGTCTTTCGCCTCCAAAGCTTGCGCAAGACATGTACGTGATATCATCAGGGACACGCAATGGTGAAGCCCCCCTGAAGAAGCACTTTGCCAACCGCCCGAGGAAAAAAATAACGGCATCGCCATATGGCGTGCTTGCGTGCGTGTTGGTGACGAATCCAGCACATGCGATTGTTGCATGGTCTTTTGTGTGCTACGCGTATGCGTACCGTATGCGATTGCGATAACGAGGGGCTAGCTACAGTATGCGCCGTAGGGCCTGCGGAGGTGCCATTCCACCCCCTGGTTCTTTTATCAATCTCATGATACAGATCAGCTGGCCAGAACCCCAGCTCTCCCGAAGGATCTACCATTAGTTCAGGGCACCCGAACGCGAGAGCTCCGGTGTCGTCGCTGCAGGTTCGAGACCCTTTCTCTCCTATGGACTTCCTCTGTTGGAAGGCGTCGTGTTTCGCTTTCGTGGTTGAAAGCCTAGATGTTTCCCCCCTCGCTTAAGCACACGGCAGCTGTTTCTCCTCAGACCACCAGACGCCAGGCTCTCCTCGGTCCACGTGTGCCGGGCTTCAGTCAAAGACAGTGTCTAACGAGAAGGCTTTCGGATTTGGCTTGTCCCGCCCAGCCAGCCCGTTCGGCCACGAGCCCGGAAGCGGTCAGTCAGCTCAGCTTGGCTGGGCGCACCATGTGCCCTTGCATGGGGATTGGTATGTGCCTGAGATCCACGGGGCCTGGGCCTCACCTGGAAACAGGCcggccaagatggcgagCTGGGAACTATTAGTGGATAGCGAGACAGTGCCCTGGAAACGTGTTTGTGATAGTtcaagggcaaaaaagaaaggaagaaatTTTCTCGCCTCCCGGCTGGTCCAGTCATGAATGTTGGGCATCCAGTCTCTGCCCTGGAACCGTCTTTCAACAAGGTCAATGGATCAAGGTGAGCCCCAAGCGTTGACATCTGGTCCCATCAGGGTGGAAAGTTGAACCTGAAGCGGAGCCGACGACCCGCGATGTGAAAATTTGTACATGGCCCATCCTGgtgtttttcttttctttccttgATCTTTGTCATGTTCTTTCTCAGCCTTTTTTGTGAGACCCAGTTGTAGCACAAACTCGGTGGGCCTCAGATCCTCGTCTGTGGGGCTCACCTTGATGCGGCGCATGTCTCGTGGGGGAAAAGAAAAGTACTAGCGGCGAGATCGTAGCGAAATCTGTCAAAGAGtaccaaaaaaaaaaaaaaaaaatccaCCGACGACGCTTCGACCAAGTCTCTCTTGATGAgacgagagaagaagaggtcggGCTTCTCTCGGCGGGCTGCCCGATCATTTCACACCTAATGAAAGGGGTCTCCTGGTGGCCTGTAATTCTATCGCCTCTTTCTCGCTTGTTCCAGGTCCTCCTGTCATGTCGTGTCGTGTTTGCGGCCCTGTCTCTGCGCCCTGGCGTTGACCGCCCGTCGGGCTTGTCGTAGGCTCCGACATGCGCCCCCAATCCATGTCATGCTCATTCTGAGCCCTTTGCAGTccgtgtcgtgtcgtgtcgtgtctCTCGCTGACAATAACGCCCTTGTTGAGGAGAAAAATGTCTCCGCTGACCAAACACACCCTGACCGTTAAGAACGCCCCAATGTGAATGGCTTTGGACCCTTGATTGGGCATTGCCGGGTGGATCGGTCAAAGTTCCTTTGATGGCCGGCACAAGCTGATGAATCATTCACGATTCACCGAGAGCCACCGGATcgaaaggaaaggaaaggacAATGCGAAAATGGGGCGTGTGTATTCGCTCTCGCAGAATCGGAGTGTCGGGGAGTCCGTGTAGCACGCCGAGAGCCTTGGCCCTTTGCCCATGCATGGGATGCCGAGTAACGCGCCCCCCTTCGCCCTCTTCAGTTAGACCGTGTCGGCCCATGATTCATACCGATCCCCCGATATCGCGAAATTCTGGCCGCTGATAAGGATATCGGTCGGAGGATGGCGTCAACGCCCGCTGCGATGAGAGATAGCCGGCTGACCGACCGAGACAAGAGGCGGCCGGCCGATCACGATAGGGAAGCGAACGATTTTGCAATGCGAGAGTGACTGATCAAATGTTTTGAATGTTTTTCAATTGTTTTCGGGCTCCTGCTATCAGGGCCTCTTTCTGTTTTTGGTGAGCTATCTACCTTTGCATCTGGGGGGATCCTCAAAAGGGCTGCCACTCAAACCAGTATGTCCAAAATCAGTGGCTCCTCTTGGGAGCGGCAACTCATTGAATCGTATATCCCCCATATCCCTTTGGTGATGTTCCCTCCTTTGTTCTTGAGAGTGGTGAAACCTGTAACCCCTTTGTCCTGTACACAATGAAACCCGTCTAGTCGTGTATagtaataaaagaaaaatgcAATGCTTTTTTGGTGTATCCAATGTCCGTGTGGTATCCCGATGTATAGTGAAAACGCCATGCAATGCCGCCATCGCTTTGTTGTATCTGAAACAAGTCGCTAAATAAAGACCAAATCACACAATTCAATCAAGGAGACTGCCTAGTAGACCGAGATGGCCGACACCAGCCTCGCGGGATTTCGAGGTGGCAGGTAGTACTCCTCATCGTAGAATGAATCGGATTcgtcttgttgttgcttttgCGACTGCTCCTTGGTGTCCTTCTCGTTGAAGCTGAGAATGGGCTGGGGAGGCGAAGGGGGCATCGAGTCGTCGTCGGAAGAGTCAGAGTCGTGGTCGACAAGCTCGGGTGGTGAGTTGGAGTGAGAAGGTGTTCGGACAAGCTCGAGCTGAGCGTagtcctcctcgaggtcgtcctcctccatatcctcgtcaagctcgacatTGGTGATGCGAGGgctcatggccttgatgggaGTGGCATTGGCCATCTCAATGTCTTCATCCTCAGAGTCGTAGTCGTCAGAGTCAGAAGAGTCGGAGTCGTagtcatcctcgtcctcctcctcgacaatgtTGTCGGCCCATTGCACGTGGCGGTCTTGTTGAGGGCTGGCTCCTCGGACGGATTGGTTGAACCATCGCTCCTGTTCCCGCTCGGCGtcggcaagctcaagcaTCAGAGAGTCGAGAAGGTTGGCGTGTCCGACAAGCAGGCGAAGGTCGTGATCGGGCTGGGCAGCCTCGCGAGAGAGCTTAGCCCGAGCCTTGTGGGCGAGGTAGTATGTTTGTGTGATGgacatgttcttcttgatggcggcTTGtcggagagaagaggaagaggcagtAGGCCTATGGATGGaagtggttgttgttgtcgtcgacatgttgaagagaGGAATCAAAGGTGTGGAGGTGCTTGGCCTTTGTATAATTGGCGTTTGGTTGCTGTGAGTCAAGGCAGCGATCCCGATTGCGGCAGGCTTGATTTAGCGGCAGGGATGCTCGGTGGTGACAATGACTTGAGCGATTGGGTGATAGGGTGCTAGTCAGGGTCGGTCCCGTGTGTTTTCAGAAAAAAGGCTttgtggagatgatggtccTTG
Protein-coding sequences here:
- a CDS encoding J domain-containing protein, which gives rise to MSDSKAADLLQYAQEYASKDVDIYDLLGVDALTPKEDIHRAWRKRSLKYHPDKAGDNFDAEKWQLFERARDVLSDPAARAAYDGAIKAALLRKQEREAMDKQRKHFVDDLEARENAWKRQRDEKEQREKEEIEKERARLFEQRRMREEEEKRQADAAQEIEDLAEARRRLKEKKEKKKQDEAREKFLRKSRKAAEATDGAKTSEPLNGVMNVPGDFSMDFGTERRLYWELICDKLRAVQAVRNLQKGNATTEEYEEAEKGLFEAKRRIHQAEVKFAEQASVS
- a CDS encoding DUF2235 domain-containing protein, with the translated sequence MASNGTPATTKRLIACCDGTWMDSDNGYEEPGLLTGEGTLQVPSNVTRISRCFKRRCSDGKLQIINYESGVGTGSNMLDSITGGAFGLGLSERMRETYSYLCANYTDGDEIILVGYSRGAFTVRSVAGMVGALGLLTREGVEHFYPIFKDMQHWMDDDYEDPFPNIPFPNKPKGKDAAAVYRAQLEKLGYTRVRHDNGQGDLIKIKAVFLEFPVLHGWTSSGSAPTMMNKSHLFVTWKIYADRLSTYKWHDTSLSDKIEHAFQALALDETRPPFSPAVWERRPENRLTTDLRQVWFPGNHANCGGGWEDQGIANCTLAWMMDQLASVGVEFDLPSLERCFQQTADFYKASHAKAQKTKPKKKKGVPDKWAISPIFDNNHPFRPWGLGSINKPSSLLYKLSGQTIRTPGLYRPTDPKTKLDEARFLQDTNERIHSTVRIRLACQGLGLNDKTVWDCPSLLKSWKVKRTQEKYQDPVPFHPGWDPKGEEDDMGDPNGWSKGRWVWEYVGSESNAPSDKRQRIMVEEPLGPYERHLLRLSAGSPNVFHFSDTKED
- a CDS encoding GCV-T domain-containing protein, which gives rise to MRHLPRRALAHDVLSGLVCRSCRQLQRRQFATSPSPPPPPASGLTPLTSRRLISIAGPDAAKFLQGIVTANVSDADGEPRRDGFYTAFLTATGRVLYDVFVYPNHGASAEEPGFLIEVDADQAKMLAKHIKRYKLRAKLAVRLLGEDEASVWHAWDDSKGTNWDSIVNQTKLTLQDPRAPGLGCRFVRLDQNAPEIDLEQSTEDAYTIRRYLHGVPEGQDEISREHALPQETNMDVMNGIDFRKGCYVGQELTIRTKHRGVVRKRILPCVIYEKEHAAPTELQYHAEGAALALESATADMIPRDTSIGRFEKRGRSAGKWLKGVGNVGLGLCRLEIMTDVVLPGETASAAFSPEDEFVLEWGDEGSRTGVKVKAFVPDWLRKGLDAQQH